A DNA window from Pseudoalteromonas spongiae UST010723-006 contains the following coding sequences:
- the odhB gene encoding 2-oxoglutarate dehydrogenase complex dihydrolipoyllysine-residue succinyltransferase — translation MTTEIKVPVLPESVADATVATWHVNVGDTVSRDQNLVDIETDKVVLEVVAPEDGVITEISQTEGATVLGEQVIALLGAADAAAAPAETTAAPVAAPAAEGKEVDIKVPVLPESVADATIATWHVQPGEAVSRDQNLVDIETDKVVLEVVAPEDGVMGDHIHAEGDTVLGEQVIGKLVAGAAPAAAAPAATAEAPAASDENSDVLTPSVRRLIAEKGLDASQIKGSGKGGRITKEDVDAFLKAPAAKSAAPAAAAPAVALGERTQKRVPMTRLRKTIANRLLEAKNSTAMLTTFNEVNMKPIMDLRKQYKDVFEERHGIRLGFMSFYVKAVTEALKRFPEVNASIDGDDIVYHNYFDISIAVSTPRGLVTPVLRDCDKLSVAEIEKGIRELALKGRDGKLTVDDMTGGNFTITNGGVFGSLLSTPIINLPQSSILGMHKIQDRPMAVNGKVEILPMMYLALSYDHRQIDGKESVGFLVTIKELLEDPTRLLLDV, via the coding sequence ATGACAACCGAAATTAAGGTTCCTGTTCTTCCTGAATCTGTTGCAGATGCAACAGTTGCAACTTGGCACGTGAACGTTGGTGATACAGTTAGCCGCGATCAAAACCTTGTTGATATTGAAACAGATAAAGTAGTGTTAGAAGTAGTTGCACCGGAAGATGGTGTGATTACAGAAATTTCTCAAACGGAAGGTGCAACGGTACTTGGTGAACAAGTGATTGCACTATTAGGTGCGGCAGATGCAGCAGCTGCGCCAGCAGAAACAACAGCAGCGCCAGTAGCGGCGCCAGCAGCAGAAGGTAAAGAAGTGGATATTAAAGTTCCTGTACTTCCAGAATCAGTAGCAGACGCTACGATTGCAACATGGCATGTTCAACCAGGTGAAGCGGTAAGCCGTGACCAAAACCTAGTAGACATCGAAACTGACAAAGTTGTTCTTGAAGTTGTAGCGCCAGAAGATGGTGTAATGGGTGATCACATTCACGCAGAAGGCGACACAGTACTTGGCGAACAAGTAATCGGTAAACTAGTTGCAGGTGCAGCACCTGCGGCGGCAGCGCCTGCAGCAACAGCTGAAGCACCAGCAGCATCTGATGAAAATTCAGACGTATTAACACCTTCTGTTCGTCGTTTAATTGCAGAAAAAGGCCTTGATGCTTCACAAATCAAAGGTTCTGGTAAAGGCGGTCGTATCACTAAAGAAGACGTAGACGCGTTCTTAAAAGCACCAGCAGCTAAATCAGCAGCACCTGCGGCCGCAGCACCAGCTGTTGCACTTGGTGAGCGTACGCAAAAGCGTGTTCCTATGACACGTCTTCGTAAGACAATTGCAAACCGTCTTCTTGAAGCTAAGAATTCAACAGCAATGCTTACAACGTTTAACGAAGTAAACATGAAACCAATCATGGATCTTCGTAAGCAATACAAAGATGTATTTGAAGAGCGTCACGGCATCCGTTTAGGTTTCATGTCTTTCTATGTGAAAGCAGTTACTGAAGCGCTTAAGCGTTTCCCTGAAGTAAACGCGTCTATCGACGGTGATGACATTGTTTATCACAACTACTTCGATATCAGCATTGCAGTTTCTACGCCGCGCGGTCTAGTAACTCCAGTACTTCGTGACTGTGACAAGCTGTCAGTTGCTGAGATTGAAAAAGGTATTCGTGAACTAGCACTTAAAGGTCGTGACGGTAAACTTACTGTTGATGACATGACAGGTGGTAACTTCACGATTACTAACGGCGGTGTGTTTGGTTCACTACTTTCAACGCCAATCATCAACTTACCGCAATCATCTATTCTTGGTATGCACAAAATCCAAGATCGTCCAATGGCGGTAAATGGTAAAGTTGAAATTTTACCTATGATGTATCTAGCACTATCGTATGACCACCGTCAAATCGATGGTAAAGAATCAGTTGGTTTCTTGGTTACAATTAAGGAACTACTAGAAGATCCAACGCGTTTATTATTAGACGTATAA
- a CDS encoding 2-oxoglutarate dehydrogenase E1 component has translation MHEGVMKAWLESSHFNGGNVAYVEELYEAYLDDASSVSDEWREVFDALPKVEGVDVDVKHSDIRAQFAELAKNKHKEVVVAAGGASDAKQVRVLQLINAYRFRGHQNANLDPLGLWQREKVRDLTLEHHDLTDSDLDKEFNVGSFASGSDTMKLKDLYAALKKTYCGSIGAEYMHITSTEEKRWLQQRLESNFAQPQFSNETKLRILKGLTAADGLEKYLGAKFPGAKRFSLEGGDALVPMLKELIHRAGESGQEEAVIGMAHRGRLNVLVNVLGKNPQVLFDEFAGKYGELAGSGDVKYHMGYSSDFATTGGNVHMALAFNPSHLEIVNPVVMGSVRARLDRLGCTNGSKALPITIHGDSAIAGQGVVQETFNLSQTRAFSVGGSIRIVVNNQVGFTTSKQEDVRSTEYCTDIAKMVQAPIFHVNSDDPEAVAFVTQLALDFRNKFKRDVVIDLVCYRRHGHNEADEPNATQPLMYQKIKKHPVPRQIYADTLVSQGVLSADEAKALADNYRNGLDNGVCVVDEIQPDTKHSSDWSKFVGHDWDVAYDPALPLDKLKALGESVANYPENHKAQSRVKKIYDDRKAMAAGEKPLDWGMAETLAYASLVDEGTDIRITGQDSGRGTFFHRHAVVHNQADASTYLPLQNIRPEQGAFEVYDSVLSEEAVLAFEYGYATAEPTSLVCWEAQFGDFANGAQVVFDQFLSSGEQKWGRLCGLTILLPHGYEGQGPEHSSARLERFLQLCADHNMQVCVPSTPAQVYAMIRRQSVRPLRRPLIVMTPKSLLRHPLAVSSLEELSTGVFNNMIDEIDDIDASKVERVVFCSGKVYYELLQQRREQELNNVAIVRVEQLYPFPHAEMETIMQRYQHVKDFVWCQEEPQNQGAWYCSQHHFWEAIPQGANLSYAGRKASASPACGYMSTHTKEQTALIADALTIKK, from the coding sequence ATGCACGAAGGTGTAATGAAGGCATGGCTAGAGTCTTCTCACTTTAACGGTGGTAATGTCGCATACGTAGAAGAACTGTATGAAGCGTACTTAGATGACGCGAGTTCAGTTTCTGACGAATGGCGTGAAGTGTTTGATGCACTACCGAAAGTAGAAGGTGTAGATGTCGATGTAAAACATTCCGACATAAGAGCACAATTTGCCGAGCTTGCGAAAAACAAGCATAAAGAAGTAGTCGTTGCAGCAGGTGGCGCATCTGATGCAAAACAGGTTAGGGTTCTGCAATTAATTAATGCATACCGTTTCCGTGGTCACCAAAATGCAAACCTTGACCCATTAGGTTTGTGGCAGCGTGAAAAAGTACGTGATTTAACACTTGAACACCACGATTTAACGGATTCTGACCTAGATAAAGAATTCAACGTAGGGTCATTTGCTTCAGGCAGTGACACTATGAAACTAAAAGACTTATATGCAGCACTTAAGAAAACCTACTGTGGTTCGATTGGCGCTGAATATATGCATATCACGTCTACAGAAGAAAAACGTTGGTTACAACAGCGTTTAGAATCTAACTTTGCCCAGCCTCAATTTAGCAACGAAACTAAGTTACGCATCTTAAAAGGCCTAACGGCTGCTGATGGTCTTGAAAAATACCTAGGTGCTAAATTCCCAGGTGCAAAACGTTTCTCACTAGAAGGTGGTGATGCGCTAGTACCTATGCTTAAAGAATTAATTCACAGAGCAGGGGAAAGTGGTCAGGAAGAAGCCGTTATTGGTATGGCGCACCGTGGTCGTTTAAACGTTTTAGTTAACGTACTTGGTAAAAACCCTCAGGTTCTGTTTGATGAATTCGCTGGTAAATATGGCGAATTAGCAGGTTCTGGTGACGTTAAATATCACATGGGTTACTCATCTGATTTCGCAACTACGGGCGGCAACGTGCACATGGCACTTGCGTTTAACCCGTCGCATTTAGAAATCGTTAATCCGGTGGTAATGGGTTCAGTACGTGCACGTTTAGACCGTTTAGGCTGTACGAATGGCTCAAAAGCACTACCTATCACTATTCACGGTGACTCGGCAATTGCTGGCCAAGGTGTGGTTCAAGAAACATTCAACCTATCACAAACACGCGCATTCAGTGTTGGCGGTTCGATTCGTATCGTTGTAAACAACCAAGTTGGTTTTACAACTTCTAAACAAGAAGACGTTCGCTCAACTGAATACTGTACTGATATCGCGAAAATGGTGCAGGCACCTATTTTCCACGTAAATTCAGACGACCCAGAAGCAGTTGCTTTTGTAACGCAACTTGCGCTTGATTTCCGAAACAAGTTTAAGCGTGACGTAGTAATTGACTTAGTATGTTACCGTCGTCATGGTCACAACGAAGCGGATGAGCCAAATGCGACTCAGCCGTTAATGTATCAGAAAATCAAAAAGCACCCTGTGCCGCGTCAGATTTACGCTGATACGCTCGTGTCTCAAGGCGTATTAAGTGCTGATGAAGCAAAAGCGCTTGCTGATAACTACCGTAACGGTTTAGACAACGGTGTGTGTGTTGTTGATGAAATTCAACCAGACACAAAACACTCATCAGATTGGTCTAAGTTTGTGGGTCACGATTGGGACGTTGCATACGATCCAGCGCTGCCGCTTGATAAGCTGAAAGCATTGGGTGAATCAGTTGCTAATTACCCTGAAAACCACAAAGCACAGTCTCGCGTTAAGAAAATTTACGATGATCGTAAAGCGATGGCAGCGGGCGAAAAGCCGCTAGACTGGGGTATGGCTGAGACACTTGCTTATGCATCACTAGTAGACGAAGGTACAGATATTCGTATTACCGGTCAGGATTCTGGTCGTGGTACGTTCTTCCACCGCCATGCAGTAGTGCACAACCAAGCAGATGCTTCTACCTATTTGCCGCTACAAAATATTCGCCCTGAACAAGGCGCGTTTGAAGTGTACGATTCGGTACTATCTGAAGAAGCGGTACTTGCGTTTGAATACGGTTATGCAACAGCAGAACCAACATCGCTTGTATGTTGGGAAGCGCAGTTCGGTGACTTTGCCAACGGCGCACAGGTTGTATTTGACCAATTCTTAAGTTCTGGTGAGCAAAAGTGGGGCCGTTTATGTGGCTTAACTATATTGCTACCGCATGGCTATGAAGGCCAAGGTCCAGAGCACAGCTCTGCACGTTTAGAGCGCTTCTTACAGCTATGTGCTGACCACAATATGCAAGTATGTGTGCCGTCAACGCCAGCTCAGGTTTACGCAATGATCCGTCGTCAATCAGTTAGACCACTTCGTCGTCCATTGATTGTTATGACACCTAAATCATTACTGCGTCACCCACTTGCTGTTTCAAGCCTTGAAGAGCTTTCAACGGGTGTATTCAACAATATGATTGATGAAATCGATGATATTGATGCAAGCAAAGTTGAGCGTGTTGTGTTCTGTAGTGGTAAGGTTTATTACGAGCTACTGCAACAGCGTCGTGAACAAGAGCTAAACAATGTTGCTATTGTACGTGTTGAGCAATTGTACCCATTCCCACATGCGGAAATGGAAACAATTATGCAGCGCTACCAACATGTTAAAGATTTTGTATGGTGTCAAGAAGAGCCGCAAAACCAAGGTGCTTGGTACTGCTCGCAACACCATTTCTGGGAAGCAATTCCACAAGGTGCTAACTTAAGCTATGCAGGTCGTAAGGCATCAGCTTCGCCAGCATGTGGTTATATGTCAACCCATACTAAAGAACAAACTGCGTTGATCGCCGACGCTCTAACAATTAAAAAATAA
- a CDS encoding succinate dehydrogenase iron-sulfur subunit — MAQLQFSVYRYNPDVDNAPRMQDYTLEVEEGRDMMVLDALLQLKEQDPTLSFRRSCREGVCGSDGVNMNGKNGLACITPLSALGKGKIVIRPLPGLPVVRDLVIDMSQFYSQYEKVKPFLINDKPTGGEERLQSIEERDKLDGLYECILCACCSTSCPSFWWNPDKFIGPAGLLHAYRFLADSRDTATEERLADLDDAFSVFRCHGIMNCVNVCPKGLNPTKAIGHIKSMLLNRSV, encoded by the coding sequence ATGGCACAATTACAATTTTCTGTCTATCGTTACAATCCAGATGTAGACAACGCACCGCGTATGCAAGACTATACCCTTGAGGTAGAAGAAGGTCGCGATATGATGGTATTGGATGCACTTTTACAATTAAAAGAGCAAGATCCAACACTTTCTTTCCGTCGTTCATGCCGTGAAGGTGTATGTGGTTCTGACGGTGTAAACATGAATGGTAAAAACGGTTTAGCGTGTATTACTCCATTATCTGCACTAGGTAAGGGTAAAATCGTTATTCGTCCATTACCAGGCTTACCAGTTGTTCGTGATTTAGTAATTGATATGTCTCAATTCTATTCACAATACGAGAAAGTTAAGCCATTCTTAATCAACGATAAGCCAACAGGCGGTGAAGAGCGTCTTCAATCAATTGAAGAACGTGACAAGCTTGATGGTTTATATGAGTGTATCTTATGTGCATGTTGTTCAACTTCATGCCCATCATTCTGGTGGAACCCTGACAAGTTCATTGGTCCTGCTGGGTTGCTACACGCTTACCGTTTCTTAGCTGATAGCCGCGATACGGCGACAGAAGAACGTTTAGCAGATTTAGACGATGCATTCAGCGTATTCCGTTGTCACGGTATCATGAACTGTGTCAACGTGTGTCCTAAGGGCCTTAATCCAACTAAGGCAATTGGTCACATTAAGTCTATGTTACTAAACCGTTCGGTATAA
- the sdhA gene encoding succinate dehydrogenase flavoprotein subunit produces MAISTREFDAVVIGAGGAGMRAALAISESGKTCALISKVFPTRSHTVSAQGGITVALGNSHEDNWEWHMYDTVKGSDYIGDQDAIEYMTKTGPEAITELENMGLPFSRFENGRVYQRPFGGQSKNFGGEQAARTAAAADRTGHALLHCLYQQNVKNKTNVFSEWYALDLVKNDKGDVVGCTAIDIESGEVVYFKSKAVVLATGGAGRIFASTTNAHINTGDGVGMATRAGISMQDMEMWQFHPTGIAGAGTLVTEGCRGEGGYLLNKDGERFMERYAPNAKDLAGRDVVARAMMTEIREGRGCEGPWGTHIKLKLDHLGAEMLNLRLPGVCDLSKTFAHVDPAKEPIPVIPTCHYMMGGVPTNVNGQVINVDGAGNEKLVEGLFAVGEIACVSVHGANRLGGNSLLDLVVFGRAAGNFLGQYLKDAEISKDASESDLEAAMARFNRWETSKPGQGEDPVQIKKDLQKCMQLNFSVFREGDAMATGLTELKEIRERLQHARLDDKSSEFNTQRIECLELDNLMETAYSTAVAANFRTESRGAHSRFDFPERDDENWLCHSVYSPVTEEMSKREVNFSPKTREAFPPKARTY; encoded by the coding sequence GTGGCTATTTCAACAAGAGAATTTGACGCTGTAGTAATTGGTGCCGGTGGTGCGGGTATGCGTGCTGCACTGGCTATCAGTGAATCAGGTAAAACTTGTGCACTTATTTCTAAAGTATTCCCAACCCGTTCTCATACGGTGTCTGCACAAGGTGGTATCACAGTTGCTTTAGGTAATTCCCACGAAGATAACTGGGAATGGCACATGTACGATACGGTAAAAGGTTCTGATTACATCGGTGACCAAGACGCGATTGAATACATGACCAAAACAGGTCCTGAAGCAATTACAGAATTAGAAAACATGGGTTTACCATTTTCACGTTTTGAAAATGGCCGTGTTTACCAACGTCCTTTCGGTGGTCAATCGAAAAACTTTGGTGGTGAACAAGCTGCACGTACTGCAGCAGCAGCTGACCGTACTGGTCACGCGCTTCTTCACTGCCTATACCAACAAAACGTTAAAAACAAAACAAATGTTTTCTCTGAATGGTACGCATTAGACCTTGTTAAAAACGACAAGGGTGACGTTGTTGGTTGTACTGCTATTGATATCGAAAGCGGCGAAGTAGTTTACTTCAAATCTAAAGCGGTTGTTTTAGCAACTGGCGGTGCAGGTCGTATCTTCGCATCTACAACAAACGCGCACATTAACACAGGTGACGGTGTTGGTATGGCAACACGTGCTGGCATTTCAATGCAAGACATGGAAATGTGGCAGTTCCACCCAACGGGTATTGCAGGTGCAGGTACACTAGTTACAGAAGGTTGTCGTGGTGAAGGTGGTTATCTTCTAAATAAAGACGGCGAACGCTTCATGGAACGTTACGCACCAAACGCTAAAGACTTAGCGGGTCGTGACGTTGTTGCTCGTGCAATGATGACAGAAATCCGTGAAGGCCGCGGTTGTGAAGGCCCATGGGGTACGCACATCAAACTTAAGTTAGATCACTTAGGTGCTGAGATGCTAAACCTACGTCTTCCAGGTGTTTGTGACCTTTCTAAGACATTCGCACACGTTGACCCTGCAAAAGAGCCAATTCCAGTAATCCCAACATGTCACTACATGATGGGTGGTGTACCAACTAACGTTAATGGTCAAGTTATTAACGTAGATGGTGCAGGCAATGAGAAATTAGTTGAAGGTTTATTCGCAGTAGGTGAAATTGCATGTGTATCTGTACACGGTGCAAACCGCTTAGGTGGTAACTCACTACTTGACCTTGTTGTATTTGGTCGTGCAGCGGGTAACTTCCTTGGTCAATACCTAAAAGATGCTGAAATTTCGAAAGACGCATCTGAATCTGATCTAGAAGCAGCGATGGCTCGTTTCAATCGTTGGGAAACTTCTAAACCAGGCCAAGGTGAAGACCCAGTACAGATCAAGAAAGACCTACAAAAATGCATGCAGCTTAACTTCTCGGTATTCCGTGAAGGTGATGCAATGGCAACAGGTCTTACAGAGCTTAAAGAAATTCGTGAACGCTTACAGCACGCACGTCTTGACGACAAGTCATCTGAGTTCAACACGCAACGTATTGAGTGTTTAGAGCTAGATAACTTAATGGAAACTGCGTACTCAACAGCTGTTGCTGCGAATTTCCGTACAGAAAGCCGTGGTGCACATTCGCGCTTCGATTTCCCAGAGCGTGACGATGAAAACTGGTTATGTCACTCAGTTTATAGCCCAGTGACGGAAGAAATGTCTAAGCGTGAGGTGAACTTCTCACCTAAAACACGTGAAGCCTTCCCACCTAAAGCACGTACTTACTAG
- the sdhD gene encoding succinate dehydrogenase, hydrophobic membrane anchor protein — translation MVVNQASLKRDGVQDFVSLRATALVLASYALFILGYFLTTPTVTFEAWQGLFSNLAVKVYTLAALVCMMVHTRIGLWQVLTDYVKNAKLRAILGFFLNLMAFAYVAVGFFVLWSV, via the coding sequence ATGGTAGTTAATCAAGCATCTCTAAAACGCGACGGTGTACAAGATTTTGTATCATTACGTGCAACAGCACTTGTATTAGCGTCATATGCTCTGTTTATCTTAGGGTATTTTCTTACTACTCCAACTGTAACGTTTGAAGCGTGGCAGGGATTATTTTCTAACTTAGCAGTAAAAGTGTATACCTTAGCTGCGCTAGTTTGCATGATGGTTCATACCCGTATTGGTTTGTGGCAAGTTCTAACTGACTATGTTAAGAACGCTAAATTGCGCGCAATCCTAGGCTTTTTCCTAAACCTGATGGCTTTTGCATATGTAGCTGTTGGTTTCTTTGTTCTTTGGAGTGTGTAA
- the sdhC gene encoding succinate dehydrogenase, cytochrome b556 subunit, which produces MKKQRPVNLDLSTISMPATAKASILHRISGVALFFALSFVIWAWSESLSSPQGFEFVKSLFTGFIAKFIAWGAVIALLYHLVAGVRHLLMDMGRFEELGSGNASAKFVMALWVVLAVLAGVWIW; this is translated from the coding sequence GTGAAAAAGCAAAGACCTGTAAATCTAGATTTATCTACTATCTCGATGCCAGCAACTGCTAAAGCTTCAATTCTGCACCGTATTTCTGGTGTGGCGTTGTTCTTCGCTTTATCTTTTGTAATTTGGGCATGGTCTGAATCACTTTCTTCTCCTCAAGGTTTTGAATTCGTCAAGAGCCTGTTTACCGGGTTCATTGCCAAATTCATTGCATGGGGTGCGGTAATCGCGCTTCTATATCACTTAGTTGCAGGTGTACGTCACCTTCTAATGGATATGGGTCGTTTTGAAGAATTAGGTTCAGGTAACGCAAGTGCTAAGTTTGTAATGGCACTATGGGTTGTATTAGCCGTGTTAGCAGGAGTATGGATATGGTAG
- a CDS encoding citrate synthase: MADKKATVHIDGLDPIELPIYSGTAGQDVIDVRTLGSHGYFTFDPGFMSTGSCESAITYIDGAKGVLLHRGYAIDDLAEQSNYIELCYLLLNGELPNAEQLAGFENEITTNTMLHEKIGAFFQGFRVDSHPMAMLCGVVGALSSFYHKDLDITDPAQRHRSAVRLIAKLPTIAAMCYKYNIGQPFVYPRNDLSYAENFLHMMFSVPAEKYEVSPVLAKAMDRIFMLHADHEQNASTSTVRLAGSSGANPYACISAGIASLWGPAHGGANEACLTMLEEIGSVDRIDEYVAKAKDKNDPFRLMGFGHRVYKNFDPRATVMRETCHEVLKELNIEDPLLDVAMRLEQIALEDPYFIEKKLYPNVDFYSGIILKAIGIPTSMFTVIFAMSRTVGWISHWDEMLSQPGQKIGRPRQLYTGETKRDYKDVTSR; this comes from the coding sequence ATGGCAGACAAAAAAGCCACGGTCCATATTGATGGGCTAGATCCTATCGAACTTCCTATTTACTCTGGCACAGCTGGTCAGGACGTTATCGACGTTCGTACCCTAGGCAGCCATGGTTACTTCACGTTCGACCCGGGTTTCATGTCTACTGGTTCATGTGAATCAGCTATCACGTACATTGATGGCGCTAAAGGTGTTTTATTACACCGCGGCTACGCAATTGACGATTTAGCTGAACAATCAAACTATATCGAACTATGTTACTTACTATTAAATGGTGAGTTACCAAATGCCGAGCAGTTAGCTGGTTTTGAAAACGAAATCACAACTAACACTATGCTTCACGAAAAAATTGGTGCTTTCTTCCAAGGTTTCCGTGTAGATTCACACCCAATGGCAATGCTATGTGGTGTTGTTGGTGCACTTTCTTCTTTCTACCACAAAGATTTAGACATCACAGATCCAGCTCAACGTCATCGTAGTGCTGTTCGTCTAATTGCTAAGTTACCAACAATTGCGGCGATGTGTTACAAGTACAACATCGGTCAGCCGTTCGTATACCCACGCAACGATTTAAGCTATGCAGAAAACTTCTTACACATGATGTTCTCTGTACCTGCTGAAAAATATGAAGTAAGCCCTGTTCTTGCAAAAGCAATGGACCGCATCTTCATGCTTCACGCGGATCACGAACAAAACGCGTCAACATCGACTGTACGTTTAGCTGGTTCTTCAGGCGCTAACCCGTATGCATGTATCTCTGCTGGTATTGCATCACTTTGGGGCCCTGCGCACGGTGGTGCTAACGAAGCATGTCTAACAATGTTAGAAGAAATCGGTTCAGTAGACCGCATCGATGAATACGTTGCGAAAGCAAAAGATAAGAACGACCCATTCCGTCTAATGGGCTTTGGTCACCGTGTTTACAAGAACTTCGACCCACGTGCAACAGTAATGCGTGAAACGTGTCACGAAGTACTTAAAGAACTAAACATTGAAGATCCACTACTAGACGTAGCAATGCGTTTAGAGCAAATCGCACTAGAAGACCCATACTTCATCGAGAAGAAACTTTACCCTAACGTAGATTTCTACTCAGGTATCATTCTTAAAGCGATTGGTATTCCAACAAGCATGTTCACTGTAATCTTTGCAATGTCACGTACCGTTGGTTGGATCTCACACTGGGATGAGATGTTATCTCAACCTGGTCAGAAGATCGGTCGTCCTCGTCAGTTATACACTGGTGAAACAAAGCGTGATTATAAAGACGTAACGTCTCGTTAA
- a CDS encoding aminotransferase class V-fold PLP-dependent enzyme codes for MLDNQKIRSHFPFFKHTELVYLDNGATTQKPQNVIDAITDFYTYHNANVHRGVSEFASNTTALYEQARTKLAHYCQVKAEQIVWTKGATEAINLVASSIDAHIEKDDVIIISALEHHANIVPWQTLCKRTGAKLHILPVDANGVLNLDVSLAMINTLKPKLMAISHASNTLGNILPIQDLLDAAHAINAITLVDGAQAMQHLRPNISALSCDFYVLSAHKMFGPTGVGALIAKPHSLSLLSTYQTGGEMIERVSFNETSFRHGNARFEAGTPNIAGVIGFAAALDFMGSSEMATQLAVEKALYQYTLNALKQIDGIKIYGDLNNNIGTISFNYKDEHNLDVATLLDQAGIIVRSGNHCTQPLINLLGVAGTIRVSLSCYNSFDDIDRFIVALKQAIELLD; via the coding sequence ATGTTAGATAATCAAAAAATCCGTTCTCATTTTCCATTTTTTAAACACACTGAATTAGTTTATTTAGATAATGGTGCAACTACACAAAAACCTCAGAACGTGATTGATGCAATTACCGACTTTTATACATACCACAATGCCAATGTGCATCGAGGCGTCAGTGAGTTTGCGTCAAACACTACCGCTTTATATGAGCAAGCGCGCACAAAATTAGCACACTATTGTCAGGTAAAAGCAGAACAAATTGTTTGGACCAAAGGCGCTACCGAAGCGATAAATCTGGTTGCCAGCTCGATTGATGCACATATCGAAAAAGATGATGTTATTATTATTTCGGCGCTTGAACACCACGCCAATATTGTGCCTTGGCAAACGCTGTGTAAACGCACAGGTGCAAAGCTTCACATTCTACCAGTCGATGCAAATGGCGTACTAAATTTAGATGTTAGTTTAGCCATGATTAACACACTAAAGCCAAAACTAATGGCGATTAGTCACGCATCAAATACCTTAGGTAATATTTTACCAATACAAGACTTGCTTGATGCCGCACATGCCATCAACGCCATTACTTTGGTTGATGGTGCACAAGCGATGCAACATTTAAGGCCAAATATTAGTGCGCTAAGCTGTGATTTTTATGTGCTTTCTGCACACAAGATGTTTGGACCAACAGGCGTTGGCGCATTAATCGCTAAACCACACAGCCTATCTTTACTATCAACTTACCAAACTGGCGGCGAAATGATAGAACGCGTTAGCTTTAATGAAACAAGCTTTCGCCACGGTAACGCCCGTTTCGAAGCAGGCACGCCGAACATCGCCGGCGTGATTGGTTTTGCCGCTGCACTTGATTTTATGGGCTCAAGCGAGATGGCAACGCAACTAGCTGTTGAAAAAGCGCTCTATCAATACACGCTAAACGCACTTAAACAGATTGATGGAATAAAAATTTACGGCGATTTAAACAATAATATCGGCACAATTAGTTTTAACTACAAAGATGAGCATAACCTAGACGTTGCGACCCTACTCGACCAAGCCGGCATTATTGTACGTTCAGGTAACCACTGTACTCAGCCATTGATAAATCTACTCGGTGTTGCGGGTACCATTCGTGTCAGTTTAAGTTGTTATAACAGCTTTGATGATATTGACCGCTTTATTGTTGCATTAAAACAAGCTATAGAATTACTAGATTAA
- a CDS encoding SufE family protein, giving the protein MTEQYQRLKQHFIAKKAWQDKYREIMLLGKQLPKLPAELKVGHAKVNGCESNVWLYVDFDESEKHIVVTADSDTRIVKGLIYIISTLVNGLTVDEIKRINIQHEFNELGLLQHLSPSRGNGILAIADAITQFAIQSDD; this is encoded by the coding sequence ATGACAGAACAATATCAAAGATTAAAACAGCACTTTATCGCCAAAAAAGCATGGCAAGATAAGTACCGTGAAATTATGTTGCTTGGTAAACAGTTACCAAAATTACCAGCTGAACTCAAAGTTGGCCACGCAAAAGTGAATGGCTGCGAAAGCAATGTTTGGCTTTATGTCGACTTTGACGAAAGCGAAAAGCATATTGTCGTGACAGCAGACTCTGATACACGCATTGTGAAAGGACTCATTTACATTATTTCTACACTGGTTAACGGCTTAACTGTGGATGAAATTAAGCGCATAAATATTCAACATGAATTCAATGAATTGGGGCTTTTACAGCACTTAAGCCCAAGTCGTGGGAACGGTATTTTAGCGATTGCAGATGCGATCACACAATTTGCAATACAAAGTGATGATTAA